In the genome of bacterium, one region contains:
- the rpoB gene encoding DNA-directed RNA polymerase subunit beta produces the protein MKRERHSFSKIRSVADIPDLLDIQLKSFKDFLQADVPPDQRRDVGLQAVFKGVFPIIDSRENFVLDFIEYYIDPPKYSVEECQERGMSYSVALKAKLRLSIKDEYNPNDPLANSKEQVVYLGYIPYMTHRGTFIINGAERIIVSQLHRSPGVFFDEISHPNGTRLYSARIIPLRGSWVEFATDINELMIVYIDRRKKFLVTTLLRAIGISSDRDILSTFNLIQETEITEANRDELIGMRVVEDVIDHATGEIIVDKLHELSADKIQVLLDAGINKLELVRSDRIFGPEIISNTLLKDQTHSQDEALETIYQNLRSGEAPDLDTARQLIERLFFNPKRYDLGEVGRHRLNKKLNLEVPPDTTALTKEDIIGIIQYLLDLRKGKRTPDDIDHLGNRRVRTVDEQLASQMSVGLARMARTIKERMNLRESENPTPQDLVNARTILSVINTFFGTSQLSQFMDQTNPLSELTHKRRLSALGPGGLTRERAGFEVRDVHYTHYGRLCPIETPEGPNIGLISSLTTFARINEFGFIETPYRKVVNGVATEQIDFMAADDEEELIVAQASEELDEKGRFVNERVKSRVRGEFPIEEPAKIDYMDVSPTQIVSAAAALIPFLEHDDANRALMGSNMQRQAVPLLNPAAPYVGTGMEGKIARDSRAVIVSEYNGVVEKVDARRIIIRRKETASKSEALEKLGDFNDTGLVTYNLTKFMRTNQDTCINQKPIVSEGDVVKAGQVIADGAATEMGELALGRNVLVAFMPWRGYNFEDAIVISERVVRDDIFTSVHIEEFELQVRDTKRGEEELTREIPNVSEETTKDLDENGIVRSGAEVTQGDILVGKVTPKGESDPTPEEKLLKAIFGEKAGDVKDASLKAPPGLKGIVIDTRLFSRKKKDPSTRRKEKKSLDELDVWIESERSRVRQLRADKMISVLSNQNSAGIREKGSGKVIIKAKTVLKSGNLGKLDFDQIDYSSPLTDDEETNRKVSLVNARYYTKMTALEDEYELAKFKITVGDELPPGIVQLAKVYVAKKRKLMVGDKMAGRHGNKGVVSKIVPIEDMPYLPDGTSVDIVLNPLGVPSRMNLGQILETNLGWAAAKLGKYYATPVFDGATLSEIRTEMKKGGVPESGKTPLYDGRTGELIDEEVTVGWIYMMKLSHLVEDKIHARSIGPYSLITQQPLGGKA, from the coding sequence TTGAAAAGAGAACGACACTCCTTCTCGAAAATCCGCTCTGTTGCTGACATCCCTGATCTGCTGGATATCCAGCTCAAATCGTTCAAGGATTTCCTTCAAGCCGATGTCCCGCCCGATCAGCGGCGGGACGTTGGCCTCCAGGCGGTTTTCAAAGGGGTGTTTCCGATCATCGACAGCCGGGAAAACTTCGTCCTGGATTTCATCGAATACTACATCGATCCCCCCAAGTACAGCGTTGAGGAGTGTCAGGAACGGGGGATGTCCTATTCGGTGGCGCTCAAGGCCAAGCTGCGCCTTTCCATCAAGGACGAATACAACCCCAACGACCCCCTGGCCAATTCGAAGGAACAGGTGGTCTACCTGGGGTACATTCCCTACATGACCCATCGCGGGACCTTCATTATCAACGGCGCGGAGCGCATCATCGTCAGCCAGCTCCACCGTTCGCCCGGCGTTTTCTTTGACGAAATCTCCCACCCCAACGGGACCCGGCTCTATTCGGCGCGCATCATCCCCTTGCGCGGCTCGTGGGTGGAGTTCGCCACCGATATCAACGAACTGATGATCGTCTACATCGACCGCCGCAAAAAGTTCCTGGTCACCACCCTGTTGCGGGCTATCGGCATTTCCAGCGATCGCGACATCCTCTCGACCTTCAACCTGATTCAGGAGACGGAGATCACCGAGGCCAACCGCGACGAGCTGATCGGCATGCGCGTGGTCGAGGACGTCATCGACCATGCCACCGGCGAGATCATCGTCGACAAGCTCCATGAGCTCAGCGCCGACAAAATTCAGGTGCTCCTCGATGCCGGGATCAACAAACTCGAGCTGGTCCGCTCCGACCGGATTTTCGGGCCGGAAATCATCAGCAATACGCTGCTCAAGGACCAGACCCATTCCCAGGACGAGGCGCTGGAGACCATCTACCAGAACCTGCGTTCCGGCGAAGCTCCGGATCTCGACACCGCCCGCCAGCTGATCGAACGCCTCTTCTTCAATCCCAAGCGCTACGATCTCGGCGAGGTGGGCCGCCATCGTTTGAACAAAAAGCTCAACCTCGAGGTGCCGCCCGATACCACCGCCCTGACCAAGGAAGATATCATTGGCATCATCCAGTATCTCCTCGATCTGCGCAAGGGCAAGCGCACGCCCGACGACATCGATCACCTTGGCAACCGCCGGGTGCGCACTGTCGATGAGCAGCTCGCCTCGCAGATGAGCGTCGGTCTCGCCCGCATGGCCCGCACGATCAAGGAGCGGATGAACCTGCGCGAGAGCGAGAATCCGACGCCGCAGGATCTGGTCAATGCCCGCACCATCCTTTCGGTCATCAATACCTTTTTCGGCACCAGCCAGCTGTCGCAGTTCATGGATCAGACCAATCCACTTTCGGAGCTGACCCACAAGCGCCGCCTTTCGGCCCTGGGGCCCGGCGGTCTGACCCGTGAACGCGCCGGCTTTGAGGTGCGCGATGTCCATTACACCCATTACGGGCGTCTCTGCCCGATCGAGACCCCGGAAGGGCCGAATATCGGCCTCATTTCCTCGCTGACCACCTTTGCGCGGATCAATGAGTTCGGTTTCATCGAAACCCCCTACCGCAAGGTCGTCAACGGGGTGGCCACCGAGCAGATCGATTTCATGGCCGCCGACGATGAAGAGGAACTGATTGTGGCTCAGGCCAGCGAGGAACTGGACGAGAAGGGCCGGTTTGTCAACGAGCGGGTCAAGTCGCGCGTGCGCGGCGAGTTCCCGATCGAGGAGCCGGCCAAGATCGATTATATGGATGTCTCCCCGACCCAGATCGTCTCGGCCGCCGCCGCCCTGATCCCCTTCCTCGAGCACGACGACGCCAACCGCGCCCTCATGGGCTCGAACATGCAGCGCCAGGCGGTACCCCTCCTCAATCCGGCTGCGCCCTATGTCGGCACCGGCATGGAGGGCAAGATCGCCCGCGACTCGCGCGCCGTGATCGTCTCGGAGTACAACGGCGTTGTCGAAAAAGTCGATGCCCGCCGTATCATCATCCGCCGCAAGGAGACCGCCTCCAAAAGTGAGGCCCTCGAGAAACTCGGCGATTTCAACGATACCGGCCTGGTTACCTATAACCTGACCAAGTTCATGCGCACCAACCAGGACACCTGCATCAACCAGAAGCCGATCGTCTCCGAGGGCGATGTGGTCAAGGCCGGACAGGTGATCGCGGATGGCGCCGCCACTGAAATGGGTGAGCTGGCCCTCGGCCGCAACGTCCTGGTCGCCTTCATGCCCTGGCGCGGCTACAACTTCGAAGACGCCATCGTCATCTCCGAACGCGTCGTCCGCGACGACATCTTCACCTCGGTCCATATCGAGGAATTCGAGCTGCAGGTGCGCGACACCAAGCGCGGCGAAGAGGAGCTGACCCGCGAGATCCCCAACGTCTCCGAGGAGACGACCAAAGACCTGGATGAGAACGGTATCGTCCGCTCCGGGGCCGAGGTCACCCAGGGAGATATCCTCGTCGGCAAGGTGACGCCCAAGGGTGAGAGTGATCCCACCCCGGAAGAGAAGCTGCTCAAGGCGATCTTTGGCGAAAAAGCCGGCGATGTCAAGGATGCCTCCCTCAAGGCGCCTCCAGGACTCAAGGGCATCGTCATCGATACCCGTCTCTTTTCGCGTAAAAAGAAAGATCCCTCCACCCGCCGCAAGGAGAAAAAGAGCCTTGACGAGCTGGACGTCTGGATCGAAAGCGAACGCAGCCGCGTCCGTCAGCTGCGCGCCGACAAGATGATCTCGGTTCTCAGCAACCAGAACAGCGCCGGCATCCGCGAAAAGGGTTCGGGCAAGGTGATCATCAAGGCCAAAACCGTGCTCAAGAGCGGCAATCTCGGCAAGCTCGATTTCGATCAGATCGATTACAGCAGCCCGCTCACCGATGATGAAGAGACCAATCGCAAGGTTTCGCTGGTCAACGCCCGTTACTACACCAAGATGACCGCACTCGAGGATGAGTACGAGCTGGCCAAATTCAAGATCACCGTCGGCGACGAACTGCCTCCCGGTATCGTCCAGCTGGCCAAGGTCTATGTCGCCAAGAAGCGCAAGCTGATGGTCGGCGACAAGATGGCCGGACGCCATGGCAACAAGGGCGTGGTTTCCAAGATCGTCCCGATCGAGGATATGCCCTATTTGCCGGACGGCACTTCGGTCGATATCGTCCTCAACCCCCTGGGCGTGCCTTCGCGTATGAACCTGGGGCAGATCCTCGAGACCAACCTCGGCTGGGCCGCTGCCAAGCTCGGCAAGTACTACGCCACACCGGTCTTCGACGGCGCAACCCTCAGCGAGATCCGTACCGAGATGAAGAAGGGCGGCGTGCCCGAGAGCGGCAAGACCCCGCTCTACGACGGCCGCACCGGCGAGCTGATCGATGAAGAGGTGACCGTCGGATGGATCTATATGATGAAACTCAGCCATCTGGTCGAGGATAAAATCCACGCCCGCTCCATCGGCCCCTACTCCCTGATCACCCAGCAGCCGCTGGGCGGCAAGGC
- the rplL gene encoding 50S ribosomal protein L7/L12 has translation MPEQADVAVAQDAKVEEILKTIEQMSVLQLSKLVKAVEERFGVTAAAPMAMPAGMMMGGAAAAAPAVEEKTEFDVVLKSAGANKINVIKVIRTITNLGLKEAKDLVDGAPSKVKEAVTKEEANDIKGKLEEAGAEVELK, from the coding sequence ATGCCCGAACAAGCAGATGTTGCCGTCGCCCAGGATGCCAAGGTTGAGGAAATCCTCAAGACCATTGAGCAGATGAGTGTCCTCCAGCTCTCCAAGCTGGTCAAAGCCGTTGAAGAGCGTTTTGGCGTCACCGCCGCTGCCCCGATGGCCATGCCCGCCGGTATGATGATGGGCGGTGCCGCCGCTGCAGCCCCGGCCGTCGAGGAGAAGACCGAGTTTGACGTTGTGCTCAAATCCGCCGGCGCCAACAAGATCAATGTCATCAAGGTCATTCGCACCATCACCAACCTCGGCCTGAAAGAAGCCAAGGACCTGGTCGACGGCGCTCCGAGCAAGGTCAAAGAGGCCGTGACCAAGGAAGAGGCCAATGACATCAAAGGCAAGTTGGAAGAGGCTGGCGCAGAAGTCGAACTCAAGTAG
- the rplJ gene encoding 50S ribosomal protein L10, producing MPQPHKEVKLEEINASLDKAKSVFLTDFSGLTVEEVTRLRSEFRKANVKYLVVKNTLARISARQHGLDALIPFLNGPTALAIAMDDPVAPVRVIFDFKKDKEKPAIKAAYLEGQLLDRASAEEVRNIPPREVLLAQVAAAFAAPLSGFIGSLQAVIAGFANVLKQVQDKKEA from the coding sequence ATGCCACAGCCCCATAAAGAAGTGAAACTGGAAGAGATCAACGCCAGCCTCGATAAGGCTAAAAGCGTTTTTCTCACCGATTTTTCTGGGTTGACCGTTGAAGAGGTCACCCGCCTGCGCAGCGAGTTCCGCAAGGCGAACGTGAAATATCTGGTGGTGAAGAACACTCTGGCGCGCATCTCGGCCCGGCAGCACGGCCTCGATGCCCTGATCCCCTTCCTCAATGGTCCGACCGCTCTGGCTATCGCCATGGACGACCCGGTGGCGCCGGTGCGGGTGATCTTCGATTTCAAGAAAGACAAGGAAAAACCCGCGATCAAAGCGGCCTACCTCGAAGGGCAGCTGCTCGACCGGGCATCGGCCGAAGAGGTCCGCAACATACCGCCCCGTGAGGTGCTCCTGGCCCAGGTCGCCGCGGCCTTCGCTGCGCCGCTTTCCGGCTTCATCGGCAGCCTCCAGGCGGTCATCGCCGGTTTCGCTAATGTTTTAAAACAAGTCCAAGATAAAAAAGAAGCTTAA
- the rplA gene encoding 50S ribosomal protein L1, whose protein sequence is MKHSKRFNEALQRLDRRVSYPLADAVVKVKELATARFDESIELSVRLGVDPRKADQMVRGTVILPHGTGKKVRVCVLTKGAKEKEALEAGADVVGSDDLIAKIQGGWLDFDVVIATPDIMSQVGKLGKILGTRGLMPNPKSGTVTFEIGQAVKEAKAGKIAFRVDKYGIVNAAVGKKSFEAAQLKENVQAFMEMINRLKPATAKGVYIKSVTLSSTMSPGIRLDKNQIVDAA, encoded by the coding sequence ATGAAACATAGCAAGCGTTTTAATGAGGCTTTACAGCGGCTGGACCGCCGGGTCTCCTATCCCCTCGCCGATGCTGTGGTGAAGGTGAAGGAACTGGCTACCGCCCGCTTCGATGAATCGATCGAGCTGAGTGTGCGTCTGGGCGTCGATCCGCGCAAGGCGGACCAGATGGTGCGCGGCACGGTGATTTTGCCCCATGGCACTGGCAAAAAGGTGCGCGTTTGCGTGCTGACCAAAGGCGCTAAGGAGAAAGAGGCCCTCGAAGCGGGCGCCGATGTGGTCGGTTCGGATGATCTGATCGCCAAGATCCAGGGCGGCTGGCTCGACTTCGACGTGGTCATCGCCACCCCGGATATCATGAGCCAGGTCGGCAAGCTCGGCAAGATCCTCGGCACCCGCGGTCTGATGCCCAACCCTAAAAGCGGCACGGTCACCTTCGAAATCGGCCAGGCGGTCAAGGAAGCCAAGGCCGGCAAGATCGCCTTCCGCGTCGACAAATACGGCATCGTCAACGCCGCCGTCGGCAAGAAATCCTTCGAGGCGGCCCAGCTCAAGGAGAATGTCCAGGCTTTCATGGAGATGATCAACCGCCTCAAGCCGGCTACGGCCAAGGGCGTCTACATCAAGAGCGTCACGCTCTCGAGCACCATGAGCCCCGGCATCCGTCTGGACAAGAACCAGATCGTCGACGCGGCCTAA
- the rplK gene encoding 50S ribosomal protein L11 has protein sequence MAKKVVGSIKLQIPAGAANPSPPVGPALGQHGVNIMEFCKQFNAKTQDKAGLIIPVIITVYADRSFSFITKTPPAAVLLKKAAGLEKGSGEPNRTKVGQVTRDQVREIAELKMQDLNAASLETAMSMVEGTARSMGITVV, from the coding sequence ATGGCAAAAAAAGTAGTTGGCAGCATCAAACTGCAGATTCCTGCCGGCGCCGCCAATCCCTCGCCCCCGGTGGGTCCTGCACTGGGTCAGCATGGCGTCAACATCATGGAATTTTGCAAGCAGTTCAACGCCAAAACCCAGGATAAGGCGGGACTGATCATCCCGGTCATCATAACGGTCTACGCCGATCGTTCGTTCTCGTTCATCACCAAGACCCCGCCGGCCGCGGTGCTGCTGAAAAAAGCGGCTGGTCTGGAGAAGGGCTCGGGCGAGCCCAATCGTACCAAGGTCGGCCAGGTCACCCGCGACCAGGTGCGCGAGATCGCCGAGCTCAAGATGCAGGACCTGAACGCCGCCTCCCTCGAGACCGCGATGAGCATGGTCGAAGGGACTGCGCGCAGCATGGGGATCACCGTCGTCTGA